One Natrinema marinum genomic window carries:
- a CDS encoding protein sorting system archaetidylserine decarboxylase gives MKFAPGAWKYAILPLLAAPFAFIISVTASLVALAVGVGTLAFFRDPDRTPPPTGVVSPADGTVSVLREEGDRVRLGVFMNVWHVHVVRAPFAGRVTEVEHVPGANRPAFSKESDRNERVHVRLETDSPNLPAAGDERDETIADDGGESVADDASTPPAESVGDAEVTLIAGAFARRIHPYLERDDAVERGDRIGHIAFGSRVDLLFPPAVDLADVAVDVGDSMTAGETVVLESPAGDPDGVFDLASGPDGREE, from the coding sequence ATGAAATTCGCACCCGGGGCCTGGAAGTACGCCATCCTTCCCCTGCTCGCCGCCCCGTTTGCCTTCATCATCAGCGTCACCGCGAGTCTCGTCGCGCTCGCGGTCGGCGTCGGCACCCTCGCGTTCTTCCGCGACCCTGATCGCACTCCGCCCCCGACGGGCGTCGTCTCGCCCGCCGACGGGACCGTCTCCGTCCTCCGCGAGGAGGGCGACCGGGTTCGGTTGGGCGTTTTCATGAACGTCTGGCACGTCCACGTCGTCCGCGCCCCCTTCGCCGGCCGCGTCACCGAAGTCGAGCACGTCCCCGGCGCGAACCGCCCCGCCTTCTCGAAGGAGTCCGACCGCAACGAGCGGGTCCACGTCCGCCTCGAGACCGACTCCCCGAACCTGCCCGCCGCGGGCGACGAACGGGACGAGACGATCGCCGATGACGGCGGCGAATCGGTCGCGGACGATGCGTCGACGCCGCCCGCGGAGTCGGTCGGCGACGCCGAGGTGACGCTGATCGCCGGCGCGTTCGCCCGCCGCATCCACCCCTACCTCGAGCGAGACGATGCCGTCGAGCGCGGCGACCGGATCGGCCACATCGCCTTCGGCAGCCGCGTCGACCTCCTCTTTCCGCCCGCGGTCGACCTCGCGGACGTCGCGGTCGACGTCGGCGACTCGATGACCGCCGGGGAGACCGTCGTTCTCGAGTCGCCCGC
- a CDS encoding polysaccharide deacetylase family protein, protein MKRRTYLSAALVATLAGCSSTEESGDGPDGRRADSSGGEPFDDFETLEAWTAPLGTLTADADRAVTGSQSAKLESGEDDQVRIVRELSEPHDLSGLRPSLAVTTDHEADMVVQLLDGDGNRLVFRQRAHSDTPLVRHNFGVATVDGEPDLSAVREVQILRWTGDDDKGAVWIDDLRFVPAPDTGKVVFQFDGGYETDYTGALPVLSEHGYPAVSFVTPSRIREDRRAEGDHLLRDHLDELADAGWTIGSHSMHGLALSGSAEYDPEAEVADAKAWLEDEGFEDGSQYFSYPQGRYDGDALEAVANNHDLAFAGRYPSQGVATNPHLCTRISGPDAATARSALELTAQMGGITSLAFGQLDETSVSVLEEAAGYASELESAGNLEVIGPGDVAESFVRD, encoded by the coding sequence ATGAAACGACGAACGTATCTCAGCGCAGCGCTGGTGGCCACGCTGGCCGGTTGCTCCAGCACGGAAGAGTCGGGCGACGGCCCGGACGGGAGACGGGCGGACTCGAGCGGCGGCGAGCCGTTCGACGACTTCGAAACGCTCGAGGCCTGGACCGCGCCCCTCGGGACGCTCACGGCGGACGCGGATCGAGCCGTCACCGGCTCGCAGTCCGCGAAACTCGAGTCGGGCGAGGACGATCAGGTCAGGATCGTCCGGGAACTCTCCGAGCCGCATGATCTCTCTGGACTCCGGCCGAGCCTGGCGGTCACGACGGACCACGAAGCCGATATGGTCGTGCAACTGCTCGACGGCGACGGAAACCGGCTGGTCTTCAGGCAGCGCGCTCACAGCGACACGCCGCTCGTCCGGCACAATTTCGGCGTCGCGACCGTCGACGGCGAGCCGGACCTAAGCGCCGTCCGCGAGGTCCAGATCCTCCGCTGGACGGGCGACGACGACAAGGGCGCAGTGTGGATCGACGATCTCCGATTCGTCCCCGCGCCGGACACGGGGAAGGTCGTCTTCCAGTTCGACGGCGGCTACGAGACGGACTACACGGGCGCGCTACCGGTCTTATCTGAGCACGGCTATCCCGCCGTCTCCTTTGTCACCCCGAGTCGGATCCGCGAGGACCGCCGCGCCGAGGGAGACCACCTGCTCCGCGACCACCTCGACGAACTCGCCGACGCCGGCTGGACGATCGGGAGCCATTCGATGCACGGCCTCGCGCTCTCGGGGTCGGCGGAGTACGATCCCGAGGCGGAGGTCGCCGACGCCAAGGCGTGGCTCGAGGACGAGGGCTTCGAAGACGGTTCCCAGTACTTTTCCTACCCACAGGGGCGGTACGACGGAGATGCACTCGAGGCTGTTGCGAACAACCACGACCTCGCCTTCGCCGGGCGCTATCCATCGCAGGGCGTCGCCACGAACCCGCACCTCTGTACGCGGATCTCCGGCCCGGACGCCGCTACAGCGCGATCGGCGCTCGAACTCACCGCGCAGATGGGTGGCATCACGTCGCTCGCGTTCGGCCAACTCGACGAGACGTCCGTGTCGGTCCTCGAGGAGGCCGCCGGATACGCCAGCGAACTCGAGTCCGCCGGGAATCTCGAAGTCATCGGGCCGGGAGACGTGGCGGAGTCGTTCGTTCGGGACTGA
- a CDS encoding DEAD/DEAH box helicase: MTDGDVAAFTHLGATVRGALSERGFSTPTAPQRLAIPPLSAGENTLVIAPTGSGKTETAMLPVFDHLVADAGPPEGFGVLYITPLRALNRDMRERLEWWGDYLNLAVDVRHGDTTQYQRGKQAENPPDVLITTPETVQAMLTGERLREALEDVSHVVIDEVHELAASKRGAQLAIGLERLRDLAGPFQRIGLSATVGDPGEVGKFLTGGRPCEIREIDVGSNVDVAVCEPEVTEADERLAGELMTEPDTASHVRLIRDLVAENESTLIFVNTRQTAEALGSRFKELELPIGVHHGSLSKEARIDVEDRFKAGELDGLLCTSSMELGIDVGQVDHVIQYKSPRQVTRLLQRIGRAGHRQDEVSRGTIVTTRPDDTFEALSIARRARDGEVEPAAIHEGSLDVVANQLPAIVQSRGNTSVDDAVETVTRAYPFRHVPEETIREIVSELHRNRILWFDEGEDRIETTGGTWQYVYANLSMIPDEETYEVHDIASGGQIGTLDERFVVNFAQPGEVFIQRGEMWRIAEIDDEEGRVKVSPIEDPAGEVPSWIGQEIPVPAAVAGEVGEIRAVAQPQLEAGADAAAVGRELAGRYPADEYTLTEACGQLERQVESESPMPTAERLVLERQGRTIVLNAPFGHTANETLGRILSALLGQRAGSSVGLETDPYRIELEVPTSIATSEVLEVLEETDPGHVEAIVELGLKNSDALAFRLAQVSAKFGALKRWQANGSGRISNDRLLAALEDTPMYEEAIREVFHEDLDVERASAVLEGIQSGDLELVTHRGRTPVGQGGRSSGGKELLAPENADASVIETVKERIQDDRVILLCTHCKEWKVTTKVKRVADQPECPECGSTRIASLNPWADEVVQAVRAEEKDDEQRQMTERAFRAASLVQSHGKRAVIAMAARGVGPHNAAQIINKLREDEAEFYRDILSKEREYARTQAFWD, translated from the coding sequence ATGACTGACGGGGACGTCGCGGCGTTTACGCACCTCGGAGCGACGGTTCGCGGGGCGCTCTCCGAACGCGGCTTTTCGACGCCGACGGCACCGCAGCGACTGGCGATTCCGCCGCTGTCTGCCGGCGAAAACACGCTCGTGATCGCGCCCACCGGGAGCGGCAAGACCGAGACGGCGATGTTGCCCGTCTTCGACCACCTCGTCGCAGACGCTGGGCCGCCAGAGGGGTTCGGCGTGCTCTACATCACGCCGCTGCGGGCGCTCAACCGCGACATGCGTGAGCGCCTCGAGTGGTGGGGCGACTACCTGAATCTCGCAGTCGACGTTCGCCACGGCGACACGACGCAGTACCAGCGGGGGAAGCAGGCCGAGAACCCGCCGGACGTCCTGATCACGACGCCGGAGACCGTGCAGGCGATGTTGACCGGAGAGCGACTCCGGGAGGCGCTCGAAGACGTCTCCCACGTCGTAATTGACGAGGTTCACGAACTTGCCGCCTCGAAGCGGGGCGCGCAGTTGGCGATCGGTCTCGAGCGCCTGCGGGACCTCGCGGGGCCGTTCCAGCGGATCGGGCTCTCGGCGACCGTCGGCGATCCCGGCGAGGTGGGGAAGTTCCTCACCGGCGGGCGGCCCTGTGAGATCCGCGAGATCGACGTTGGGAGCAACGTCGATGTAGCGGTCTGCGAGCCCGAGGTGACCGAAGCGGACGAGCGGCTGGCCGGCGAGCTGATGACCGAGCCCGACACGGCCAGCCACGTCCGGCTGATCCGCGATCTGGTCGCCGAGAACGAGTCGACGCTCATATTTGTTAACACGCGCCAGACCGCCGAGGCGCTGGGCTCGCGGTTCAAGGAACTCGAGCTCCCGATCGGGGTCCACCACGGCTCGCTCTCGAAGGAGGCGCGGATCGACGTGGAGGACCGGTTCAAGGCCGGCGAGCTAGACGGGCTGCTCTGTACCTCGTCGATGGAACTCGGGATCGACGTGGGCCAGGTCGATCACGTGATCCAGTACAAGAGCCCGCGGCAGGTCACGCGACTGCTCCAGCGGATCGGCCGCGCGGGCCACCGGCAAGACGAGGTCTCGAGGGGGACGATCGTCACGACCCGGCCGGACGACACGTTCGAGGCGTTGTCGATCGCCCGGCGGGCCCGCGACGGCGAGGTCGAGCCGGCGGCGATCCACGAGGGCAGTCTGGACGTGGTCGCGAACCAGTTGCCGGCGATCGTCCAGAGCCGCGGCAATACCTCCGTCGACGACGCCGTCGAGACCGTTACGCGCGCCTATCCGTTCCGACACGTGCCCGAGGAGACGATCCGCGAGATCGTCTCCGAACTCCACCGCAATCGAATCCTCTGGTTCGACGAGGGCGAAGACCGCATCGAGACGACGGGCGGGACCTGGCAGTACGTCTACGCGAACCTCTCGATGATCCCCGACGAGGAGACCTACGAGGTCCACGACATCGCTTCTGGTGGTCAGATCGGGACCCTAGACGAGCGGTTCGTTGTCAACTTCGCCCAGCCCGGCGAGGTGTTCATCCAGCGCGGCGAGATGTGGCGCATCGCCGAGATCGACGACGAGGAGGGACGGGTCAAGGTCAGTCCGATCGAAGATCCCGCCGGCGAGGTGCCCTCCTGGATCGGCCAGGAGATCCCCGTCCCCGCCGCGGTCGCCGGCGAAGTCGGCGAGATCCGCGCCGTTGCGCAACCCCAACTCGAGGCCGGAGCCGACGCCGCCGCCGTCGGCCGCGAACTCGCCGGCCGCTACCCGGCCGACGAGTACACGCTGACCGAGGCCTGCGGCCAACTCGAGCGCCAGGTCGAGAGCGAGTCGCCGATGCCGACGGCGGAGCGACTGGTCCTCGAGCGACAGGGCCGGACGATCGTGCTCAACGCCCCGTTCGGTCACACGGCCAACGAGACGCTCGGTCGGATACTCTCCGCACTGTTGGGCCAGCGCGCGGGCTCCTCGGTCGGCCTCGAGACCGACCCGTACCGGATCGAACTCGAGGTGCCCACCTCGATCGCCACCAGCGAGGTGCTCGAGGTGCTCGAGGAGACCGACCCCGGCCACGTCGAGGCGATCGTCGAACTCGGGCTCAAAAACTCCGACGCGCTCGCATTCCGGCTCGCGCAGGTCTCGGCGAAGTTCGGCGCGTTGAAGCGCTGGCAGGCGAACGGATCGGGCCGCATCTCGAACGACCGCTTACTGGCGGCGCTCGAGGACACGCCGATGTACGAGGAGGCGATCCGAGAGGTGTTCCACGAGGATCTCGATGTCGAGCGCGCGAGCGCCGTGCTCGAGGGGATCCAGTCGGGCGACCTCGAGTTGGTGACCCACCGCGGCCGGACCCCGGTCGGACAGGGCGGTCGCTCGTCTGGCGGCAAGGAACTGCTCGCGCCCGAAAACGCCGACGCGAGCGTCATCGAGACGGTCAAAGAGCGGATTCAGGACGACCGGGTCATCCTGCTGTGTACCCACTGCAAGGAGTGGAAAGTGACGACGAAGGTCAAGCGGGTCGCCGACCAGCCCGAGTGTCCCGAATGCGGTTCGACCCGGATCGCCTCGCTGAACCCGTGGGCCGACGAGGTGGTGCAGGCGGTCCGCGCCGAGGAGAAAGACGACGAGCAACGCCAGATGACCGAGCGCGCGTTTCGAGCGGCGAGTCTCGTCCAGAGCCACGGGAAGCGGGCCGTGATCGCGATGGCCGCCCGCGGCGTCGGCCCGCACAACGCCGCCCAGATCATCAACAAACTCCGCGAGGACGAGGCCGAGTTCTACCGTGACATCCTCTCGAAGGAGCGCGAGTACGCCCGAACGCAGGCGTTCTGGGACTGA
- a CDS encoding ABC transporter permease — protein MSAAGAIVRMRAVVGLALAQLRRSPGRTVLTVCAVTLAVLSVTVLASLGIGVVEKGEQGLDSADRDIWISRDPVDPSASGSENPIVGAHGMAAELTAREDIESAAPIAMYDIYIGTNESDLRRRPAVGVQETHEGFDFRSGEGFRVDREAALSPPPAEPRTGEIVLDPRTAAALNVSVGDTVHIGTSRQTASSYEFTVVGTSSYYSQYLGSPAMTVPLGDLQAVAGTSGTDRATFVTADVTADADRDVVADELGAAYPTYEVRTSDEQVQGMLEERTVVLASGATLVGLAIVGGVILTANLFALVAHQQREELAALRAVGLSRRVLAGTIGAQGLIIGLSGGLAGLAMTPLVVLGLNRFSTAVLGFERLLRTPPEVYAGGFALALCVGTVVALVAGWRAGRYARIEHLEI, from the coding sequence ATGAGCGCGGCGGGAGCGATCGTCCGAATGCGGGCCGTCGTGGGCCTCGCGCTCGCACAGCTTCGGCGCTCGCCCGGTCGGACCGTCCTCACCGTGTGTGCGGTCACGCTGGCGGTCCTCTCGGTGACGGTGCTGGCGAGCCTCGGAATCGGCGTCGTCGAGAAAGGCGAGCAGGGGCTCGATAGCGCCGACCGCGACATCTGGATCTCGCGCGATCCCGTCGATCCGTCCGCGAGCGGGAGCGAGAACCCGATCGTGGGCGCACACGGGATGGCGGCCGAACTCACCGCGCGTGAAGACATCGAGAGCGCCGCGCCGATCGCGATGTACGACATCTACATCGGGACGAACGAGTCCGACCTGCGACGCAGGCCCGCGGTCGGCGTCCAGGAGACTCACGAGGGGTTCGACTTCCGGTCGGGTGAGGGGTTCAGGGTCGACCGCGAGGCCGCCCTCAGCCCGCCGCCGGCAGAGCCGCGGACCGGCGAGATCGTGCTCGATCCGCGGACCGCCGCGGCGCTGAACGTCTCCGTCGGCGACACCGTCCACATCGGGACGAGCCGCCAGACGGCCTCGAGCTACGAATTCACCGTCGTCGGCACGTCCTCGTACTACTCGCAGTATCTGGGCTCGCCGGCGATGACGGTGCCGCTGGGCGACCTACAGGCCGTCGCCGGCACGTCGGGAACCGACCGAGCGACGTTCGTCACCGCCGACGTGACGGCAGATGCCGACCGGGACGTCGTCGCGGACGAGCTCGGCGCGGCCTACCCCACCTACGAGGTCCGCACCAGCGACGAACAGGTCCAGGGGATGCTCGAGGAGCGCACGGTCGTCCTCGCGAGCGGCGCGACGCTGGTCGGGCTGGCGATCGTCGGCGGCGTCATCCTGACCGCGAACCTGTTCGCGCTCGTGGCCCACCAGCAACGCGAGGAGCTCGCGGCGCTGCGAGCCGTGGGTCTCTCCCGGCGGGTCCTCGCCGGGACGATCGGCGCGCAGGGGCTCATCATCGGCTTGTCCGGCGGGCTCGCCGGGCTCGCGATGACGCCGCTGGTCGTCCTCGGACTGAACCGGTTCTCGACGGCGGTGCTCGGTTTCGAGCGCCTCCTGCGAACGCCGCCCGAGGTCTACGCCGGCGGCTTCGCGCTCGCACTCTGTGTCGGCACGGTCGTCGCGCTCGTCGCCGGCTGGCGGGCCGGCCGGTACGCGCGTATCGAGCACCTCGAGATCTGA
- a CDS encoding ABC transporter permease produces the protein MADGVAGSTEGDRRTRWSGLVRLTLARWWQRATRTTTGRIVSTVGTVALTIALLVVVTGVALALADGGVTGRDDAAVAVTPEASGTLSSVDGVEGPRLGATNERAAAIRDRDGVDHASPVLVETVRLGPPNGDARTVRLVGVVPDEEPRTVAGLSTAGLEPGDPRYADGSYDGPRTGEIVLSETAAQRLDASTGDELTVSTGPTRSSGPSVTVTAVADGRAGGTDAPVALVHLSDLQSLSGAADGGLADRVLVWGEPTAAQSAAADAYPAAAVEVAGTTDPSSLFDDGLAFATSVIALVVGVTICASFVATTMGMTVDEDRRTLAVLESVGVPTRGRLAIVAVSTGITTLVGGLVGVGLGAAGIVGVNAIAGATVAPGAVAQFHPVFVPYAIAVALFSGLVAAPYPLAVAARTSVLEEVGR, from the coding sequence ATGGCTGACGGCGTCGCCGGCAGCACTGAGGGGGACCGACGAACGCGCTGGTCGGGACTCGTCCGCCTGACGCTCGCGCGGTGGTGGCAGCGAGCGACGCGGACGACGACGGGCCGCATCGTCTCGACGGTCGGAACCGTCGCGCTGACGATCGCGCTGCTGGTGGTCGTGACCGGGGTCGCGCTGGCGCTGGCCGACGGCGGCGTGACGGGGCGAGACGACGCGGCCGTCGCCGTCACGCCGGAGGCCAGCGGCACGCTCTCGTCGGTCGACGGCGTCGAGGGGCCGCGACTCGGCGCGACCAACGAGCGAGCCGCGGCGATCCGCGACCGCGACGGCGTCGACCACGCTTCGCCGGTGCTGGTCGAGACGGTTCGACTCGGACCGCCGAACGGCGACGCGAGAACCGTCCGACTGGTCGGCGTCGTCCCCGACGAGGAGCCGCGGACCGTCGCGGGCCTGTCGACGGCCGGCCTCGAGCCGGGCGATCCCCGCTATGCCGACGGCTCGTACGACGGCCCGCGGACGGGCGAGATCGTCCTCTCGGAGACCGCGGCACAGCGGCTGGACGCGTCGACGGGCGACGAGCTAACCGTCTCGACGGGACCGACGCGCTCGAGCGGCCCCTCGGTGACGGTGACCGCGGTCGCGGACGGCCGAGCGGGCGGGACAGACGCGCCGGTCGCGCTCGTTCACCTGAGCGACCTCCAGTCGCTTTCGGGTGCCGCCGACGGCGGACTGGCCGATCGCGTCCTCGTCTGGGGCGAGCCGACGGCGGCGCAGTCGGCCGCCGCGGACGCCTACCCAGCCGCTGCGGTGGAGGTCGCCGGCACGACCGACCCGTCGTCGCTGTTCGATGACGGGCTGGCCTTCGCGACCAGCGTCATCGCGCTCGTGGTCGGCGTGACGATCTGCGCCTCGTTCGTCGCGACGACCATGGGGATGACCGTCGACGAAGATCGGCGTACCCTCGCCGTCCTCGAGTCCGTCGGCGTCCCGACTCGCGGTCGGCTGGCCATCGTCGCGGTGTCGACGGGGATCACCACGCTGGTCGGCGGGCTCGTCGGCGTCGGCCTCGGGGCGGCGGGGATCGTCGGGGTCAACGCTATTGCCGGCGCGACCGTCGCGCCGGGAGCGGTCGCGCAGTTCCACCCGGTGTTCGTCCCCTACGCGATCGCGGTCGCCCTCTTTTCGGGGCTCGTCGCCGCGCCCTACCCGCTCGCGGTGGCCGCGCGAACCTCGGTGCTCGAGGAGGTGGGCCGATGA
- a CDS encoding ABC transporter ATP-binding protein, which produces MFDQSVQDSGSSAARGDRDEGESTAAVRLEGVSHQYGATGGRFRSSDERTVTALRDVSLELPSGTIVGLEGPSGSGKSTILHAVTGLLVPTAGRVELRGTDMTELSDAERTRLRRRHIGIVFQRFHLLPSLSARANVALPLVQAGVPRGDRRARAERLLEAVGLGDRATHLPGELSGGERQRVAIARALSTDPDVIVADEPTGELDTATGADVLELLTDIGRDRAVLVASHDEATLSVADRVVTLRDGRVVGNG; this is translated from the coding sequence ATGTTCGATCAATCAGTACAGGATTCGGGCTCGTCGGCCGCGAGGGGCGACCGCGACGAGGGCGAATCGACGGCGGCCGTTCGACTCGAGGGCGTCAGCCACCAGTACGGCGCGACTGGCGGCCGATTTCGCTCGAGCGACGAGCGAACGGTGACCGCGCTCCGCGATGTCTCCCTCGAGCTCCCGTCGGGGACCATCGTCGGGCTCGAGGGACCGAGCGGAAGCGGGAAGTCGACGATCCTCCACGCCGTCACGGGGCTGTTGGTGCCGACGGCGGGGCGCGTCGAACTGCGGGGGACCGACATGACGGAGCTGTCGGACGCGGAGCGAACGCGGCTACGGCGTCGACACATCGGGATCGTCTTCCAGCGGTTCCACCTGTTGCCCTCGCTGTCGGCCCGCGCGAACGTCGCGCTTCCGCTCGTGCAGGCCGGCGTCCCGCGGGGTGATCGGCGAGCGCGGGCTGAGCGGCTGCTCGAGGCCGTCGGCCTCGGCGACCGCGCGACACACCTGCCCGGCGAACTCAGCGGCGGGGAGCGCCAGCGGGTCGCGATCGCGCGGGCGCTGTCGACGGATCCGGACGTGATCGTCGCCGACGAGCCGACGGGGGAACTCGACACGGCGACCGGCGCGGATGTCCTCGAGCTGTTGACCGATATCGGGCGCGATCGGGCGGTGCTGGTCGCGTCGCACGACGAGGCCACGCTGTCCGTCGCCGACCGGGTCGTCACCCTCCGCGACGGGCGGGTGGTCGGGAATGGCTGA
- a CDS encoding helix-turn-helix domain-containing protein, with translation MSVIAEFTIKSSEFILGQVLARDPETHIEMERVVPASGRVMPYLWVHGGHFEEFEAAVRSSDHVKKLTALDVVEDDALYRVEWEDPIESLIYGMSETDATILEARGNEKWYFRIRFDTHAGLTQFHNYCTSHEIRFQLNRVYTLEEEQQGSYAFNLSDAQRRTLVLAVENGYFEVPRRATLGDLGGELGITEQSASENVRRGADRVLKKVLLERSAADVQE, from the coding sequence ATGAGTGTAATCGCCGAGTTCACTATCAAATCGAGCGAGTTCATTCTCGGCCAAGTGCTCGCTCGAGATCCGGAAACACACATCGAGATGGAACGCGTCGTGCCCGCGTCCGGCCGCGTGATGCCGTATCTCTGGGTTCACGGCGGCCACTTCGAGGAGTTCGAAGCGGCCGTCCGGTCGAGTGACCACGTCAAGAAACTCACCGCGCTCGACGTGGTCGAAGACGACGCGCTCTACCGGGTCGAGTGGGAAGACCCCATCGAAAGCCTCATCTACGGCATGTCCGAGACTGATGCGACGATTCTGGAAGCCAGAGGAAACGAAAAGTGGTACTTCCGAATTCGATTCGATACCCACGCGGGTCTCACCCAATTCCATAATTACTGTACGAGCCACGAAATCCGGTTCCAGTTAAACCGTGTCTACACGCTCGAGGAAGAACAACAGGGAAGCTACGCGTTCAACCTCAGCGACGCCCAGCGACGCACGCTGGTCCTCGCCGTGGAAAACGGGTATTTCGAAGTACCGCGCCGAGCCACGCTCGGAGACCTCGGCGGGGAACTCGGAATTACCGAACAATCCGCTTCGGAGAACGTCCGCCGCGGTGCTGACAGGGTATTGAAAAAAGTTCTCCTCGAGCGGTCCGCCGCTGACGTTCAAGAATAA
- a CDS encoding DUF7344 domain-containing protein — translation MYTDDQIDWTSVFSALTNEQRRNVIRRLMQTTGTTTLTELAEHLSGDDHIRGEGSDADCLRTELYHVHLPKLADAGLIVWDRSQETASLTTLVSHLPVGVILPHPATIKSTARKQSSD, via the coding sequence ATGTACACAGACGACCAGATCGATTGGACGAGTGTGTTCAGCGCATTGACCAACGAGCAGCGCCGAAACGTAATTCGGCGTCTAATGCAAACAACGGGTACTACGACGCTTACCGAGCTCGCGGAACATCTGTCCGGAGACGACCATATCAGGGGAGAAGGGAGCGATGCTGATTGCCTCAGGACGGAACTGTACCACGTCCATCTCCCGAAGCTCGCGGATGCCGGCCTCATCGTCTGGGATCGGTCGCAGGAAACGGCCAGTCTCACGACGCTCGTTTCGCACCTCCCAGTGGGTGTGATTCTTCCCCACCCAGCCACTATCAAAAGTACCGCGAGAAAACAATCGAGCGACTAA
- a CDS encoding HalOD1 output domain-containing protein codes for MGSEITRTEETEAIYDPVLGDDGESITARIVRCVATTLDRDPTGLPPMFYAINTNALDKLYPPIGNGNANVWFRYAGVEVHVRNEGSIWIVAPESLLD; via the coding sequence ATGGGAAGTGAAATTACTCGCACGGAAGAGACGGAGGCGATATACGATCCGGTGCTCGGAGACGACGGCGAATCGATAACCGCGCGGATAGTGCGATGCGTCGCAACGACGCTGGACAGGGATCCGACCGGACTCCCACCGATGTTCTACGCGATCAACACCAACGCGCTCGACAAGCTGTATCCGCCGATCGGTAACGGAAACGCCAACGTCTGGTTTCGGTACGCCGGCGTCGAAGTCCACGTGCGAAACGAGGGATCGATCTGGATCGTCGCCCCGGAATCCCTTCTCGACTGA
- a CDS encoding PadR family transcriptional regulator: MYDLTAFQRDLLYAIAGQDEPHGLAIKEELEDYYEKEIHHGRLYPNLDDVVDKGLVEKGERDRRTNYYTITARGQRELEARREWEDQYIGESFANSE; this comes from the coding sequence GTGTACGATCTCACCGCATTCCAACGCGACCTGCTGTACGCGATCGCTGGCCAGGACGAGCCACACGGACTCGCGATCAAAGAGGAACTCGAGGACTACTACGAAAAGGAGATCCACCACGGGCGACTCTATCCGAACCTCGACGACGTTGTCGACAAGGGGCTCGTCGAGAAAGGCGAACGCGACCGCCGCACGAATTACTACACGATCACTGCTCGCGGCCAGCGGGAACTCGAGGCCCGTCGCGAGTGGGAAGACCAGTACATCGGCGAGTCATTCGCAAACTCCGAGTGA
- a CDS encoding PadR family transcriptional regulator produces the protein MDGLTGFQRDLLYVIAGADRPSGQDVKDEIEQYYSDEINHGRLYPNLDTVVNKNLVEKGQLDRRTNYYAITEDGEEAIENRQAWESRYLD, from the coding sequence ATGGACGGCCTCACAGGGTTTCAGCGAGACCTGTTGTACGTGATCGCTGGTGCCGATCGACCATCCGGGCAAGATGTCAAAGACGAAATCGAGCAGTACTACAGCGACGAGATCAATCACGGCCGGCTGTATCCGAATCTCGATACCGTCGTCAACAAAAACCTCGTCGAAAAGGGCCAGCTCGATCGGCGAACGAACTACTACGCGATCACCGAAGACGGCGAGGAAGCCATCGAGAACCGACAGGCGTGGGAGTCACGGTATCTCGACTAG